Within the Natranaeroarchaeum sulfidigenes genome, the region GATCTCTTTGCGGTCGACCCGGGATACCTCGGCGAGTTCGTCGAGACTTCGCGGGATGTTCTCTTGACGGCAGGCGGCGTACAACGACGCCGTCGCGACGCCCTCGATGGACCGTCCGCGGATCAGGTCAGCATCGAGCGCTTTCTGGTAGATCACGCTCGCTACTTCACGAACCGAATGGGGAACACCGAGGGCGCTTGACATCCGGGAGATCTCCGAGAGCGCCTGCTTGAGGTTTCGCTCACCAGCGTCACCCGTTCGGATTCGCTGTTGCCACTTGCGGAGTCGTTGCATCCGGCTTCGCTGCTCGGGCTGAATCGTCCGTCCGTTTGCGTCTTTGTCCCGCCAGTCGATCTTCGTGGTGAGCCCCCGATCGTGCATTAGCTCCGTCGTGGGTGCGCCCACACGCGAGCGTGACTGGCGCTCACTGTGATTGAACGCACGCCATTCGGGGCCGTAGTCGATCGACTCTTCCTCGACGACGAGTCCACACTCGTTGCAGACGAGTTCGTGGCGATCCGAGTTGTGCACGAGCGTCCCGCTCTCGCACTCCCCACAGGTGGAGCCCTCTCTGGAATCTTCTTTCGTCTCTTCGCTCCGGCGTCGTGTACTGCTGTATGTGTTCATGTTGGACATGGATCTGGTGAACCGCCGACGGCTAGGTTTATACTGGATGCCGTCAGCCACTGGTATTTAATCGTCACTGTCGTTCGTCTCGAAAACGGAGTGTTTCGGGCTTAGTTATAGAGTGTCTAGTGGAGAACATCGGGGGCTTTACGGCCTCATACTCCGAGCTAACGACCGAGTACAGGGTCGTATACCGGGCGTACAGGGGTCCCGGGCAGGTGACGCCCATATACCATCCCACGCGCCTGCAGTTATCCGGTTACTGCGACCCAAACGTCCTAAACATTGTAGAATTTGTCCCTATCGACAACTCCCTGCTGTCATCGAAAACACCACATACACAGTGACTGCCGGGAAGTTAGACGTAACATATATGATGTCACGCGGTGCAGAAGAACATAGCAAGGACCTCGAAACGGATAACAAGGTTCACACATTGTATCATGATGGAACCGAACGCAACCGCTGGCATTCCGAAAGGTCGGAGTACCGAACGGACGAACAGGACGCTATCGAACGCGGGGCGGAGCGGATGACCGACCGGACCCCTGATACGCCCGGACGATCCGGAGAGCGGGCAGCCGACGAGTCCGACGAGGAGACGATCAGCAGCGAATCGTTCGAAGAGGTCGTCACGGAGGCCAGAGACACGGTCGACCCAGAGGCCGTCGAGGCGTCGGTCTCCACCATCGCGGAGACAGTCGAGGACGTGATTGATGGGGTGGGTAACAGAGCGGGAGAGAACATAGAAACTCCAGCGTTCGAGTTCGAGGAGACGGTCCAGCAAACGATCTACGTCCGGCCGTCCAGCCTACGAGAGTTAGAAGACCTCGAAGCGCTTGTCGACGCACGATTGCGAACCGACCACGATGTCCGGAACCTGACTGGAAGCGAGTTCTACGACGCGGTCGTTCGCGTCGCCGCGAACCACGAAGAGGAGCTACTCGCTGCCGTTCTCTCGGAACGAACGGGCGGAGAGTAAAGGAACTGGGTCAGTGGGCACGGACGGAGCTCTCCGTCTCCCCACGGCCCTCCACCGGATAGCTCGCAGCAGTCGTTTCCGCTGAGCACCACAGACATCGCTTTTCGACGAGAACGATGTCGTCGAATCGGTGACGGGAGTACACCCAGTCGTGCAACCCGAACCTGCATTTCAGCCGATGGATATTCACAGATAATGGTTATGGTTCTCGCAATAATAAGTTCGTGGTCGTCCCTTCGATGGATCACGGGTCGAGGGGAAAGAGATCGCACGCTGCCGTTTTCCAGAATATTATACGGTCAGGCATAAACTGTTGATACATGAGCTTCCACCGACTCGGCTTTGGAACCTACCAGATGACCGATCGATCGGAGTGTATCGACGCCGTGACCACCGCCCTCGACACCGGTTACCGGCACCTCGACACCGCACAGGGCTACGACAACGAGACGTACGTCGGCGAGGCGCTGGCCGACTCGGACGTCGACCGTGCGGACGTCTTCGTCGCGACGAAACTCGATCCCGGGAACCTCGCGTACGACGACGTGGTCGAGACGACCCGCGAGAGCGCGGAGCGTCTCGGTGTCGACCGGATCGATCTGCAGTACGTCCACTGGCCGCTCGATACCTACGATTCGGAAGCAACGCTGGACGGGCTCGCCGCCATCGTCGAGGAGGGACTAGTCGATCACGTCGGACTCTCGAACTTCACGCCGGAACTGCTTGAGGAGGCCATAGAGGGACTGGACGACCGGGGCGTCGATCTGTTCGCCCACCAGGTCGAGTGTCATCCGCTCCACCCCCAGGAAGAGCTGCGCTCGTACGCCCGCGAGGACGACCACTGGCTGGTCGCGTACTCGCCGATCGCGCGCGGCGAGGTGTTCGACGTGCCCGAGATCGTCGATATCGCCGAGAAACACAACGCGACTCCGGCACAGGTCAGCCTCGCGTGGCTCCTGGACAAAGAGAGCGTTGCCGCGATCCCGAAGTCGGCGACGCCCGCCCACATCCGGGAGAACTACGGCGCGCTTGACATCTCGCTCGATCCAGAGGACGTCCGCACGATCGACGGGATCGACCGCGAGTATCGAGTGGTCGACGGGGACTGGACCCCGTGGTAGGGACTGTACCCACGGTGGTAGGCCGAAGGGTTTTGTCGATACCGCCGTAACCGGAATCGAATGATCACGACAGACGCCATCGGAACGGCGAACCGACGATGACCGTACTCGTGCTTGGCGATGGGCTGACCCATGAGCGGGGACCGGTCGCCCGGCGACCCGACGAGCCAGTCCTGTTACTCGAAGCGGAGTCGTTCGCCCGCAAACTCCCGTATCACCCACACAAGCTCGTGCTCGTGTTTAGCGCGATGCGCCAGTTCCGCGACGACCTCCGGGAACAGGGCCGTACGGTACACTACCAGCAGGCCGAAAGCTTCGAGGAGGGGCTGGCCCGACACTTTGCGGCGCATCCTGGCGACGAACTGGTGGCGATGCGACCGGCAAGCGCGAACGCTGCAGACCGTCTCGACGACCTGATCACGGCACACGGCGGGTCGATCGAGTTCGTCGAAAACGAGACCTTCCTCTGTTCACCCGACGAGTTCGACCAGTGGGCTGGCGAGCGCGACGGCTACCGCCACGAGGAGTTCTATCGGTTCATGCGCCGGAAGACGGGCTACCTGATGGACGGCGACGAGCCGGTCGGCGGGGAGTGGAACTACGACGACCAGAACCGGGAGACGCCGGGAGAGGACGTCGATCCGCCGGACCCACCAGCCTACCGGCCCGACGAGACGACAGCCCGAGTCATCGAGTGGGTCACCGAGACGTTCGAGGGGAGCTACGACGGGCCGCCCTACGGCGGCGACTGGGCCGATCCGGAGCCGTTTCGCTGGCCCGTGACCCGCGAGGATGCTCTCGACGCGCTGGAGTCATTCTGTGAGGATCGGCTCCCGAAGTTCGGCCCCTATCAGGACGCGATGGTCGATGACGAGTGGGGAATGTACCACGCCCTGCTCTCGCCCGCGATCAACCTCGGCCTGCTCCATCCAGCGGAGGTCGTCGAGCGTGTCATCGAGGCAGGCGAGCGTGAGGACGTGCCGCTGAACAGCGTTGAGGGGTTTGTCCGGCAGGTGATCGGCTGGCGCGAGTTCGTCCGTCACGTCTACCGACGCGAGATGCCCGAACTCGCAGGGGCCAACCAGCTGGATGCCGATGAGGATTTACCGCCCGCGTACTGGACCGGCGAGACCGACATGCGCTGTCTCGACGATACCGTCGGGAGCGTCCGCGAGCGGGGCTACGCCCATCACATCCAGCGACTGATGGTCCTCTCGAACTTCGGCCTGCTCTACGGCGTCGAACCCACACAGCTGAACCGCTGGTTCCACGCAGGCTTTGTCGACGCCTTCCACTGGGTAACGACCCCGAACGTCGTCGAGATGGGGCTGTTCGGGAGCGGCGTCTTCGCCACGAAGCCGTACGCATCTTCGGCGAACTACATCAACAGGATGAGCGACTACTGCGGGAACTGCCCGTACTACCACACCAGAACGACGGGCGAGGGAGCCTGTCCGTTCAACGCGCTCTACTGGGACTTTCTCGATCGAAACGAGGACGATCTGCGCAGCAACCACCGGATGGGGCTAGTGTACAGTCATCTGGACAACAAAGACGAGGAGGAGCTGGCGACGATACGGGAACGCGCGACGAAGGTAAAAGAACTCGCGGCGTCGGGGAAGCTGTAACCCTACTCTACGCGCTCGATGCCCTCGAACTCGGTCGCAAATCCGGCCCCGAAGGCCGTCGACGGGGTCTGAAAGCCGCTCGAAACGTCGTCTTCGAGGAGACGTCTCGCCGCCTCGACTGTCGTCAGCTTCGTCGTCTCGTACGGGTCTGGCGTTCGGAGCCGCCCGGTAGTGCTCTCGCCCGCATCGTTCGTGACCCGCCCCCAGACCCGACAGACGTTCTCGGCCCGCTGTTCCGGCGACGGACCGGAGATCGACAGTTCAACCAGCCCCTTGAGGAGCCGCTGGACAGGCTCCGTCCGGAGCAGGGCACCGAGCGGACGCGTCCGCTGCATCGCGGTAATCCCTGTCTCGGGCACCGCGGTGTACACCTCAATGTCGCCGATTCCGGTCGAGTGGAACGCGGTGACGACATCGCCCCACGGGATCGTCACCGCCGATTCGGGACCGTTACCGAAGTCGATCTCGCGGGAATCCCACGCCGCAGGGACGTCTTCGAGTCGTCCATCGCGCCGGACCGCGCCGGGCGAGCCGAGCCCCTCGACAAGCGATTTTGCAGTACCCTGTGAGATGGTCGTCCCGCCGTCGATGGCGAGTTCGAGCCGCGTCGCATCGGGCAGGTCGCTCGCCAGACTCGCGGCCAGACAGTCAGTCGGAACGACATCGAAGCCGACCGCCGGAAGCAGCGTGACGCCCGCCTGCTCGGCGTCCCGATCTCGGTCGGCGATTCGGTCGATAACCTGGTACTCGCCCGTGACATCGAGGTAGTGTGTTTCGGTCGCCAGACACGCCGAGACGAGTGGATCCGCCGTCGCGGAGAACGGCCCCGCACAGTTCACCAGGACATCGATATCGGCCAGCTGGTCGGCGACGACAGTCGGGTGTTCGAGGCTGAACACGCGATGGCGACAGCCCAGTTCCGCTGTCTGTTGCTCGACCGGCTCGGCCCGACGGCCGGCGAGGATCGGATCGAGTCCGCTGGCGAGAGCGTGGTCGACGACCAGCGATCCGGTGTAGCCGTACGAACCGTAGACGAGGAGGTCAGCGCTCATAGTCGAACGTGGCGACAGACGGACAAAAAGTTGGGTGACGAACCCCGTTTCCCGTGGGTCAACGCGTATATCAGCGGCCCGGACTGGTAGTCACTCCCCTGACCAGTCAAGTGAACGCTCGACCGCATCCGACCACTGCTCGTACCGACGGTCTGCACGTTCGGCCTCCATCTCGGGCTCGAACTGTCGGTCAACCTGCCAGTTCGCGGTGAGTTCGTCAAGGTCAGACCAGTAGCCGACGGCGAGACCGGCCGCGTATGCCGACCCCAGTGCCGTCGTCTCGTCGACCTGTGGTCGGACGATTCCCGAACCGATGATATCGGACTGGAGCTGACAGAGGAAGTTGTTTTTGACAGCCCCGCCGTCGACACGTAGCGCACCCATGTCGATGCCGCTGTCGGCTTCCATCGCTTCGGCCACGTCACGCGTCTGATACGCGATGGATTCGAGCGTCGCCCGCACGATGTGCTCACGTCGCGTCCCTCTGGTTAGTCCGACAAGCGTTCCGCGCGCACGCTGGTCCCAGTGGGGCGCGCCGAGACCAGTAAAAGCGGGGACGAAGTAGACACCGTCAGTCGAGTCGACGCTCCGTGCGAGCTTTTCAGTCTCGGCAGGGGCGTCGATAATCGTCATATCTTCGAGCCACTCGATCGCCGCGCCGGTGATGAAGATCGACCCTTCCAGCGCGTACTGGACGGGTTCGCCCGAGCGCTGGAAGCCAACCGTCGTCAGCAGACCGTTGTCGCTGGTGACGGCTTCGTTGCCCGTGTTCATCAGGAAGAAACTACCCGTCCCGTAGGTATTTTTCGCATCACCCGCATCGAAGCAGGTCTGCCCGAACAGCGCGGCCTGCTGGTCGCCAAGTGCGCCCGCGACCGGAATCTCCTCCCCGAGGAAGCCGTCTGGGTCGGTGTAGCCGTAGTAGTTCTCGTCGCTGGAGGGACGCACTTCCGGTAGCACCTCCTTTGGCACGCGGAACTCCTCACAGAGTTCGTCGTCCCACTCCATCTCGTGGATATCGAACAGCATCGTCCGGGAGGCGTTCGTCACATCCGTGACGTGATTGCCCGTCAGATTGTAGATCAGCCAGGTGTCGATCGTTCCAAACAGTACCTCTCCCGCACTCGCACGCTCGCGAACGTCGACGGGACGTGCGCGCCGGGTTGTGATCGGGTCGGCGTTGTCGAGCAGCCACTCGGCCTTCGTCGCCGAGAAGTACGCGTCGGGTTCCAGACCGGTCTTGGCCTGTACGTCATCGGCTTTTCCCTCGTTCCGGAGCCTCTCGACGCGATCGGTCGTCCGGCGGTCCTGCCAGACCAGTGCGTTGTGGAGCGGTCGCCCGGTGTCGGCGTCCCACAGCAGCGTCGTCTCGCGCTGGTTCGTCACGCCGATCGCTTCCAGCTGGTCCGCGGAGAGGTTTGCAGCGTCGAGGGCCCGTTCGGTAACCGCTTTCGTGTTCTCCCAGATCTCGTGGGGATCGTGCTCGACCCAGCCCGGTTGCGGATACTGCTGTACATGTTTCTCGTAGGCGTTCGCAACAACCTGCCCGCTGTGATCGAACACCATAAAGCGTGTTCCTGTCGTTCCCTGGTCGACTGCGCCAACATAGGTGTTGTCTGTCATGGTTTCGTGTTCCGGGATCCCCCCAGTTCGGATAGCGAGGTCAAATACGGTCAGCCGCCAGCGATTCCTTGCTAGAAAATTTCCAGTATCAGTGATAAATGTTCCCCCGAGTCCCAGATACGTTGCCAGTAAAGGCACCCACAGAGGCTACGAGCTGACGATATCGTCGAGGCAGAGAACCGATACTTTGCGGACGATGAGACGACGCTATTGCTCTGTGGAGCGCCACCCTTCATCGGATCCACGGTCTCGAAGGGCTCTCGTCCCGGTATGCTCCGAGCAAAAACAAGATCGTGGAGGATTACTGGTCGGAATCGCGGGCCCAGTCACGGGAGCGATCGACGGCATCGGACCAGCGACTGTACAGTTTGTCCGCCACCTCGTTCGACATGTCGGGCTCGAACTCGCGGTCGATCTGCCAGTTCGCGGTGAGTTCGTCGAGATCGGACCAGTAGCCGACGGCGAGGCCGGCGGCGTACGCCGAACCAAGCGCCGTCGTCTCGTCGACTTCTGGTCGTGCGATGTCCGTGTCGATGATGTCGGACTGGAGTTGACAGAGGTAGTTGTTCTTGACCGCACCGCCGTCGACACGCAGCGTCTGCATGTCGATGCCACTGTCTGCCTCCATTGCCTCGGCCACGTCGCGTGTCTGATACGCGATCGATTCCAGCGTTGCCCGCACGATGTGTTCGCGTCGAGTCCCACGCGTCATGCCGACGATTGTACCGCGTGCGCGCTGATCCCAGTGGGGCGCACCGAGGCCGGTGAACGCGGGAACGAAGTAAACGCCGTCCGTCGAGTCAACGCTCCGTGCGAGCTCCTCGGTCTCGGCGGCGTCCTCGATGAGTTGCATGTCCTCGAGCCA harbors:
- the glpK gene encoding glycerol kinase GlpK encodes the protein MTDNTYVGAVDQGTTGTRFMVFDHSGQVVANAYEKHVQQYPQPGWVEHDPHEIWENTKAVTERALDAANLSADQLEAIGVTNQRETTLLWDADTGRPLHNALVWQDRRTTDRVERLRNEGKADDVQAKTGLEPDAYFSATKAEWLLDNADPITTRRARPVDVRERASAGEVLFGTIDTWLIYNLTGNHVTDVTNASRTMLFDIHEMEWDDELCEEFRVPKEVLPEVRPSSDENYYGYTDPDGFLGEEIPVAGALGDQQAALFGQTCFDAGDAKNTYGTGSFFLMNTGNEAVTSDNGLLTTVGFQRSGEPVQYALEGSIFITGAAIEWLEDMTIIDAPAETEKLARSVDSTDGVYFVPAFTGLGAPHWDQRARGTLVGLTRGTRREHIVRATLESIAYQTRDVAEAMEADSGIDMGALRVDGGAVKNNFLCQLQSDIIGSGIVRPQVDETTALGSAYAAGLAVGYWSDLDELTANWQVDRQFEPEMEAERADRRYEQWSDAVERSLDWSGE
- a CDS encoding cryptochrome/photolyase family protein, with product MTVLVLGDGLTHERGPVARRPDEPVLLLEAESFARKLPYHPHKLVLVFSAMRQFRDDLREQGRTVHYQQAESFEEGLARHFAAHPGDELVAMRPASANAADRLDDLITAHGGSIEFVENETFLCSPDEFDQWAGERDGYRHEEFYRFMRRKTGYLMDGDEPVGGEWNYDDQNRETPGEDVDPPDPPAYRPDETTARVIEWVTETFEGSYDGPPYGGDWADPEPFRWPVTREDALDALESFCEDRLPKFGPYQDAMVDDEWGMYHALLSPAINLGLLHPAEVVERVIEAGEREDVPLNSVEGFVRQVIGWREFVRHVYRREMPELAGANQLDADEDLPPAYWTGETDMRCLDDTVGSVRERGYAHHIQRLMVLSNFGLLYGVEPTQLNRWFHAGFVDAFHWVTTPNVVEMGLFGSGVFATKPYASSANYINRMSDYCGNCPYYHTRTTGEGACPFNALYWDFLDRNEDDLRSNHRMGLVYSHLDNKDEEELATIRERATKVKELAASGKL
- a CDS encoding saccharopine dehydrogenase family protein — its product is MSADLLVYGSYGYTGSLVVDHALASGLDPILAGRRAEPVEQQTAELGCRHRVFSLEHPTVVADQLADIDVLVNCAGPFSATADPLVSACLATETHYLDVTGEYQVIDRIADRDRDAEQAGVTLLPAVGFDVVPTDCLAASLASDLPDATRLELAIDGGTTISQGTAKSLVEGLGSPGAVRRDGRLEDVPAAWDSREIDFGNGPESAVTIPWGDVVTAFHSTGIGDIEVYTAVPETGITAMQRTRPLGALLRTEPVQRLLKGLVELSISGPSPEQRAENVCRVWGRVTNDAGESTTGRLRTPDPYETTKLTTVEAARRLLEDDVSSGFQTPSTAFGAGFATEFEGIERVE
- a CDS encoding aldo/keto reductase, whose protein sequence is MSFHRLGFGTYQMTDRSECIDAVTTALDTGYRHLDTAQGYDNETYVGEALADSDVDRADVFVATKLDPGNLAYDDVVETTRESAERLGVDRIDLQYVHWPLDTYDSEATLDGLAAIVEEGLVDHVGLSNFTPELLEEAIEGLDDRGVDLFAHQVECHPLHPQEELRSYAREDDHWLVAYSPIARGEVFDVPEIVDIAEKHNATPAQVSLAWLLDKESVAAIPKSATPAHIRENYGALDISLDPEDVRTIDGIDREYRVVDGDWTPW
- a CDS encoding transcription initiation factor IIB; the encoded protein is MNTYSSTRRRSEETKEDSREGSTCGECESGTLVHNSDRHELVCNECGLVVEEESIDYGPEWRAFNHSERQSRSRVGAPTTELMHDRGLTTKIDWRDKDANGRTIQPEQRSRMQRLRKWQQRIRTGDAGERNLKQALSEISRMSSALGVPHSVREVASVIYQKALDADLIRGRSIEGVATASLYAACRQENIPRSLDELAEVSRVDRKEIGRTYRHISQELDLVMKPVDPTQYLPRFCSQLDVDGEIRQLAKEILETTVASGVHSGKSPTGCAAAAIYLAAQRCNREITQRDVADVAQVTVVTIRNRYQEQVEVVDEGLQSA